Proteins encoded in a region of the Pseudomonas sp. PDNC002 genome:
- a CDS encoding DUF2135 domain-containing protein: MKFAHVLRLSLLASLIPLAAQAAESPISLDTPLGGWRAGDGDKADFRQTVNYPASSVNSREDQSDTARIRGEIRGLPKDSKEPARLVVNGVAMPMRVENDGRFDRPFAFPAGSNSVEVISPDGQQRKRVQFYHGGGGGEVAAKLRVMLSWDSDNTDLDLHLVTPDGGHVWYGNRSLPNGAAQDVDVTTGYGPEIIASPTPLKGQYLVYVNYYGGGWSEDDSSGDVNAAKPLTTAQVTIVTEEGTVNEKQESFLIPMRQPGELTLVKRFSYP; this comes from the coding sequence ATGAAATTCGCCCATGTGCTCCGCCTGTCCCTGCTCGCCAGCCTGATTCCGTTGGCTGCGCAGGCCGCTGAATCGCCGATCAGCCTGGACACGCCGCTGGGTGGCTGGCGCGCGGGCGATGGCGACAAGGCCGACTTCCGGCAGACGGTGAACTACCCGGCGTCTTCGGTGAACTCGCGGGAGGACCAGTCCGATACCGCGCGTATCCGTGGAGAAATCCGTGGGCTGCCCAAGGACAGCAAGGAGCCGGCACGTCTGGTGGTCAACGGCGTAGCCATGCCGATGCGGGTCGAAAACGATGGCAGGTTCGACCGCCCCTTCGCATTCCCGGCGGGGTCCAACAGCGTCGAAGTCATCAGCCCGGACGGCCAGCAGCGCAAGCGCGTGCAGTTTTATCACGGCGGCGGTGGCGGCGAGGTGGCGGCCAAGCTGCGGGTCATGCTGTCCTGGGATTCGGACAACACCGACCTCGACCTGCACCTGGTGACGCCCGATGGCGGGCACGTCTGGTACGGCAACCGCTCGCTGCCCAACGGCGCGGCCCAGGACGTCGACGTGACCACCGGCTATGGTCCGGAGATCATCGCCAGCCCGACGCCGCTCAAGGGCCAGTACCTGGTCTACGTGAACTACTACGGCGGGGGTTGGAGTGAGGATGACAGCTCCGGTGACGTCAACGCAGCCAAGCCGCTGACCACGGCACAGGTGACGATCGTCACGGAGGAAGGGACAGTGAACGAGAAGCAGGAGTCCTTCCTGATCCCGATGCGCCAGCCGGGCGAGCTGACGCTGGTGAAGCGGTTCAGTTATCCATAA
- a CDS encoding carboxymuconolactone decarboxylase family protein: MSNDNRKAGEQVRREVMGDAFVDRALGNATEFTQPLQDFVNEHAWGGVWNREGLPRKTRSLITLAALTALKCPQELKGHVRGALNNGCTVEEIREALLHCAVYAGVPAAIDAFRAAQEVIDAWQADQKA; encoded by the coding sequence ATGAGCAACGACAACCGCAAGGCCGGCGAGCAGGTTCGCCGCGAAGTGATGGGCGACGCCTTCGTCGACCGCGCCCTGGGCAATGCCACCGAGTTCACCCAGCCGCTGCAGGACTTCGTCAACGAACACGCCTGGGGTGGCGTCTGGAACCGCGAAGGCCTGCCGCGCAAGACCCGCAGCCTGATCACCCTGGCCGCACTGACTGCACTGAAATGCCCGCAGGAGCTGAAAGGCCACGTGCGCGGCGCTCTGAACAACGGCTGCACCGTGGAAGAGATTCGCGAGGCGTTGCTGCATTGCGCGGTGTATGCCGGCGTCCCGGCGGCCATCGATGCCTTCCGCGCTGCGCAGGAAGTGATCGACGCCTGGCAGGCCGATCAGAAAGCCTGA